A single genomic interval of Candidatus Methylomirabilis limnetica harbors:
- a CDS encoding efflux RND transporter periplasmic adaptor subunit — translation MIIAAVLALAACGRTPEEKKVEPKAEQGDGKVTISAEVQARFGFATARSQRIARVRIIEATAAIAPDPARVAHIAPIAKGRIERVHVQVGDSVSRGAPLFEYDNIELGEAVGDYLAELADLNGNMAHLEYSRSLLDRARLLLEKEAIAAKEVHVRETESRVAEAAVENRHARITRVKEKLYRFGMTDEQIDALSADHEKTHRREASHTLVKAPISGVIIKREGAPGEVVGPEKEILAIADLSSVWTLIDIYEKDLAAVHRGTPVEITVETYPGEPFRGTIAYIADLLDPETRSAKARVEIPNPQRKLKLGMFATVRLRAQVTGGTATVVAIPSSAIQRIDGEPSVFIKLDAVTFARRKVKIGLTLGDLVEVTEGLKGDEDLVTTGSFSLKSELLKEQLAQGQ, via the coding sequence GTGATCATTGCGGCAGTCCTGGCGCTGGCGGCCTGCGGCCGCACCCCCGAAGAAAAAAAGGTTGAGCCCAAAGCCGAGCAGGGAGATGGCAAGGTCACGATTTCGGCCGAGGTTCAGGCCAGGTTTGGATTTGCTACCGCCCGGTCGCAGCGTATCGCGCGGGTCCGGATCATAGAAGCGACAGCCGCTATCGCACCGGACCCGGCCCGTGTAGCCCATATCGCCCCCATCGCCAAAGGCCGGATCGAGCGGGTCCATGTGCAGGTCGGGGATTCGGTGAGCCGAGGCGCCCCACTCTTCGAGTACGACAACATCGAGCTGGGGGAAGCGGTCGGGGATTATCTGGCGGAGTTGGCCGACCTCAACGGAAACATGGCGCATCTGGAGTACTCACGGAGTTTGTTGGACCGAGCTCGGTTGCTCCTGGAAAAAGAGGCGATTGCTGCAAAAGAGGTTCATGTCCGGGAGACAGAGTCCCGGGTCGCTGAGGCAGCGGTCGAGAACCGACACGCCCGGATCACCAGGGTTAAGGAAAAGCTGTACCGCTTCGGGATGACCGATGAGCAGATCGACGCCCTCTCGGCGGACCATGAGAAAACCCACCGCCGGGAGGCTTCGCACACCCTCGTCAAGGCGCCCATCAGCGGTGTGATCATCAAGCGCGAAGGGGCGCCAGGGGAGGTGGTGGGACCAGAGAAAGAGATCCTGGCGATCGCCGATCTATCCAGCGTTTGGACCCTGATTGACATATACGAGAAAGATCTGGCCGCTGTTCATCGCGGAACCCCAGTCGAAATCACCGTAGAGACGTACCCAGGTGAACCCTTTCGTGGCACCATCGCGTATATCGCCGATCTTCTCGATCCTGAGACACGGAGCGCCAAGGCACGGGTCGAGATTCCAAACCCCCAACGGAAATTGAAGCTCGGGATGTTCGCGACCGTCAGGCTTCGGGCCCAAGTCACCGGTGGGACTGCCACGGTTGTGGCCATTCCCTCATCGGCGATTCAGCGGATCGATGGGGAGCCGTCTGTTTTCATCAAACTCGACGCTGTGACTTTTGCGCGGCGGAAGGTGAAGATTGGGCTCACATTAGGGGACCTCGTTGAGGTCACCGAAGGTCTTAAGGGAGATGAAGATCTCGTGACCACGGGCAGCTTCTCCCTGAAATCAGAACTCCTCAAGGAACAGCTAGCCCAGGGACAATAA
- a CDS encoding efflux RND transporter permease subunit has protein sequence MLQRIFELSLENRFLVLILTALLVVGGIVALKDLPIDAVPDITPVQVQILTKTAPMGPVEVERSITFPIEAAMSGLPDLQELRSVSRFGLSAVTVVFKDHVNVYFARQLIAERLSAAKGQIPVGFGTPEMGPVTTGLGEVYQFVVRGEGYTPMQLREILDWQIAYRLRGVPGVTEISAEGGYAKQYHVMVDRARLVSYRIPIDRVFEALEKNNAIAGGGYIEHSGEAYLIRGEGLVERSEDLLRIVVGVGPGGTPITIAQLGQVKIDAMPRIGAATRNGEGEAVIAMTLMLWGGNGRVVAELVKQEIERILPTLPPGISVEPFYDRSDLVNKVIRTVTTNLLEGAMLVIAVLLLLLGNLRGGLIVASAIPLSMLVAFTGMIQTGISGNLMSLGAIDFGLIVDGAVVMIENIVRHLAKERGVRREERPLIILRAGREVLRPIFFAVSIIVIVYLPILTLQGVEGKMFRPMAFTVIFALIASLILSFTLMPVLASLFLRGPIAEGDSWLLRRAKTLYLPRLAWCVHHPKVTALVAASAFVLSLILVPFLGGEFIPQLDEGDITIQAWRPPSIALSESLKSTLEIERTLLHFPEVRQVVSRTGTAEIATDVMGMELSDIFVSLRPRRQWKSARTKEELIAKFAAALSSEVPGVSIGFTQPIEMRFNELIAGVRSDVGLKIFGDDLKILKEKGDRAAHILRQIGGGQDIRVEQIAGLPVLRIQVDRQRIARYGINVADVLAAVEAAGAGRIVGTVFEGQRRFPLVVRVVGSSPTDLPSFQDLPVAAPNGALIPLAQLASVSVEEGPAQVSREDISRRIVVEANVRGRDLSSFVREAQTRIARDLTLPPGYYMKWGGQFENLERATRRLAIVVPLSLFLIFVLLYMTFNAVRPALLIFLNVPLAVTGGVAALALRGLPFSISAGVGFIALFGVAVLNGVVLMSYILQLREEGLSPADAALKAAEIRLRPVLMTALVAGLGFVPMALSTGVGAEVQRPLATVVIGGLVTSTLLTLFVLPSLYRWFEREATDST, from the coding sequence ATGCTCCAGCGCATCTTTGAGCTTTCTCTGGAGAACCGATTTCTTGTCCTGATCCTCACCGCGCTCTTAGTCGTCGGTGGGATTGTAGCGCTCAAAGATCTGCCCATTGACGCCGTCCCAGACATCACCCCCGTCCAAGTCCAGATCCTCACCAAGACGGCGCCAATGGGTCCGGTTGAAGTGGAACGATCCATCACCTTCCCAATCGAAGCGGCCATGAGCGGCCTGCCAGACCTCCAGGAGCTTCGCTCGGTGAGCCGGTTCGGCCTGTCGGCCGTGACCGTGGTCTTCAAGGACCACGTTAACGTCTACTTCGCCAGACAGCTCATCGCAGAACGGCTCAGCGCGGCGAAGGGGCAGATCCCGGTAGGGTTTGGGACACCTGAGATGGGACCGGTCACCACGGGCTTGGGTGAAGTCTATCAGTTCGTGGTGAGGGGCGAGGGCTACACTCCCATGCAGCTCCGAGAGATCCTCGACTGGCAGATCGCCTACCGGCTGCGAGGGGTCCCGGGGGTCACCGAGATCTCCGCCGAGGGCGGATATGCCAAGCAGTATCATGTGATGGTCGATCGGGCGCGACTCGTTTCCTACCGCATCCCTATCGACCGCGTCTTCGAGGCGCTAGAGAAGAACAACGCCATTGCCGGCGGTGGCTATATCGAGCACAGCGGCGAAGCATACCTGATTCGAGGAGAAGGGTTGGTCGAACGGTCGGAGGATCTCTTGCGCATCGTCGTGGGGGTCGGCCCGGGCGGCACACCGATAACCATTGCGCAACTGGGCCAGGTCAAGATCGACGCTATGCCCCGTATCGGCGCTGCGACCAGAAATGGCGAGGGCGAGGCGGTGATCGCCATGACGCTCATGCTCTGGGGTGGCAATGGGCGCGTGGTGGCTGAGCTGGTCAAACAAGAGATTGAGCGAATCTTACCCACCCTTCCTCCCGGCATCTCCGTCGAGCCTTTTTATGACCGATCCGACCTCGTCAACAAGGTGATCCGGACAGTCACTACCAATCTCCTGGAGGGGGCCATGCTGGTCATCGCGGTCCTGCTCCTGCTCCTTGGCAACCTCCGCGGCGGCCTGATCGTAGCGTCGGCCATTCCTCTCTCTATGCTTGTCGCCTTTACGGGGATGATCCAGACCGGGATTTCCGGAAATCTTATGAGCCTGGGCGCCATCGATTTTGGACTGATCGTGGACGGCGCGGTGGTAATGATTGAAAACATCGTCCGGCATCTGGCGAAGGAGCGAGGGGTGCGCCGAGAGGAACGTCCTCTCATTATCCTCCGGGCCGGCCGTGAGGTCCTGCGGCCGATCTTCTTCGCCGTTAGCATTATCGTGATCGTCTACCTGCCGATCCTCACACTACAGGGCGTGGAGGGAAAGATGTTCCGACCGATGGCCTTCACGGTCATCTTCGCCCTCATAGCATCGCTGATCTTGTCGTTTACCCTTATGCCGGTCCTGGCTTCGCTGTTCCTGCGGGGGCCGATCGCCGAGGGCGATTCGTGGCTCCTCCGACGCGCCAAGACGCTCTACCTTCCCAGGCTCGCCTGGTGCGTCCATCATCCGAAAGTCACAGCCCTCGTCGCGGCATCGGCCTTCGTCTTGAGTCTCATACTTGTGCCGTTCCTTGGCGGCGAATTCATCCCACAACTGGATGAGGGTGATATCACTATCCAGGCCTGGCGCCCGCCAAGCATCGCGCTGAGCGAGTCGCTTAAGAGCACGCTAGAGATCGAGCGCACCCTTCTGCACTTTCCGGAGGTGCGGCAGGTCGTCTCGCGGACCGGGACGGCGGAGATAGCCACCGATGTCATGGGGATGGAACTGTCCGACATCTTCGTCAGCCTCCGGCCACGCCGCCAGTGGAAGTCCGCCCGGACGAAGGAAGAGCTGATCGCCAAGTTTGCTGCCGCCCTCTCGTCTGAGGTTCCGGGCGTCAGTATAGGCTTCACCCAGCCGATCGAGATGCGTTTCAACGAGCTGATTGCAGGGGTCCGATCCGATGTGGGGCTGAAGATCTTCGGGGATGACCTCAAGATCTTAAAGGAAAAAGGAGATCGGGCAGCTCACATCCTGCGACAGATCGGTGGTGGCCAGGATATTCGAGTCGAGCAGATTGCCGGCCTCCCCGTCCTGCGGATTCAGGTGGACCGACAGCGGATCGCCAGGTATGGGATCAATGTGGCAGACGTTCTGGCCGCCGTGGAGGCAGCCGGCGCGGGCCGGATCGTTGGGACGGTTTTTGAAGGGCAGCGACGGTTCCCTCTGGTCGTCCGAGTGGTCGGCAGCAGCCCTACCGATCTCCCTTCCTTTCAGGACTTGCCCGTTGCCGCCCCAAATGGCGCCCTCATCCCCCTTGCGCAACTGGCATCTGTCAGCGTCGAGGAGGGGCCGGCCCAGGTGAGCCGCGAAGACATCAGCCGGCGGATCGTGGTGGAAGCGAATGTGAGAGGTCGTGACTTGAGCTCGTTTGTGCGCGAGGCGCAGACCCGCATTGCCCGAGACCTCACACTGCCGCCTGGCTACTATATGAAGTGGGGTGGGCAGTTTGAAAATCTGGAGCGCGCAACCCGTCGCCTCGCGATCGTCGTTCCCCTCTCACTGTTCCTCATCTTTGTCCTGCTCTATATGACCTTCAACGCCGTTCGACCCGCCCTCCTTATCTTCCTGAACGTCCCGCTGGCGGTGACCGGAGGGGTGGCCGCTCTGGCTCTGCGCGGGCTCCCATTCAGCATCTCCGCCGGGGTGGGTTTCATCGCCCTGTTCGGCGTGGCCGTCCTGAACGGCGTGGTCCTGATGAGCTACATTCTGCAGCTCCGCGAGGAAGGGCTGTCCCCTGCTGATGCGGCACTCAAGGCTGCCGAGATCCGTTTACGACCGGTCTTAATGACGGCCCTGGTAGCGGGCCTTGGGTTCGTTCCCATGGCCCTGTCCACCGGCGTTGGGGCCGAAGTCCAGCGCCCGCTGGCCACGGTCGTCATCGGCGGCCTCGTCACCTCCACACTGCTGACACTCTTCGTACTCCCGAGCCTCTATCGCTGGTTTGAACGCGAAGCCACAGACTCTACCTGA
- a CDS encoding copper resistance CopC family protein, translating into MASWAPKRCRDNRLPRLWSSSTALAVGLLLVATSAWSHVFPDHSEPRVGWTVNKPPAQVRIWFDGVMEPLFSTITVMNADKQRVDAGDGRVNPSDHNILEVSLPSLPLGKYRVFWNVVAHDGHRTEGDFPFSIGPSP; encoded by the coding sequence ATGGCGTCTTGGGCCCCCAAACGCTGCCGCGATAACCGGCTGCCAAGGCTCTGGAGCAGCTCTACTGCTCTCGCGGTAGGGCTGCTCCTCGTGGCCACGTCGGCTTGGAGCCACGTGTTCCCGGACCACTCGGAGCCACGGGTGGGGTGGACGGTGAATAAACCGCCTGCCCAGGTCAGGATCTGGTTTGACGGGGTGATGGAGCCACTCTTCAGCACAATCACAGTCATGAATGCCGACAAACAGCGGGTCGATGCGGGGGACGGGCGAGTGAACCCGTCGGATCACAACATTCTGGAAGTGAGTCTTCCATCCCTGCCGCTGGGAAAATATCGGGTATTCTGGAACGTCGTCGCCCACGATGGTCACCGCACCGAAGGCGATTTCCCGTTCAGCATCGGGCCGAGCCCATGA
- a CDS encoding copper resistance D family protein: protein MIGSHTLLHIFVRWLEFMGLMTLVGGLAFQSLILPPSLLSRQDYPIIERHFRRVQAGSLVLVALTSLADLILRTLMMSGSGLATLGFALPLVLRNTHYGTVWIARISLLGLLGIAWWLRLLGVAASPRFTRTSFFAASLVPLTTTLSGHAADRGDVTVPVLIDWFHLLAVSIWTGGLFTFGFVLKRSLATPSMEDMVQGLSSIARPFSRMAAGCVAVFLATGLYNSWLQVGSISALVDAAYGWTLLVKLLLVGGVLIIAAVNRYYFLALLLHRSGRAEGLIFRTIRRFTRMPQSQFSRFIRLEWMLVVVALACSALLTQLMPARHVRHLEHLKSLEHNGGHPPAHHTPTPMPPSTQR from the coding sequence ATGATCGGCTCGCATACCCTCCTCCACATCTTCGTCCGCTGGCTGGAGTTCATGGGCCTCATGACGCTAGTCGGCGGGTTAGCGTTTCAGTCACTGATCCTCCCACCAAGCCTGTTATCACGACAGGATTACCCGATCATCGAGAGACACTTTCGCCGGGTCCAAGCAGGCTCGCTAGTACTCGTGGCGCTCACGAGCCTTGCGGATCTGATCCTGAGGACGTTGATGATGAGCGGCAGCGGTCTAGCCACATTGGGCTTCGCACTTCCGTTGGTCCTTCGGAACACCCATTATGGAACCGTCTGGATCGCGCGAATTAGCCTCCTGGGACTGCTTGGCATTGCCTGGTGGCTGAGGCTGCTGGGGGTCGCCGCAAGCCCACGGTTCACTAGGACCTCCTTCTTTGCGGCATCCCTCGTCCCGCTCACAACGACCCTTTCAGGCCACGCGGCTGACAGGGGCGATGTGACGGTTCCGGTACTGATCGACTGGTTCCACCTCCTGGCGGTCTCGATCTGGACCGGCGGACTGTTCACATTCGGGTTCGTGCTCAAGCGTTCCCTCGCAACGCCAAGTATGGAAGACATGGTGCAAGGCCTCTCTTCAATTGCCAGGCCATTCTCCAGGATGGCGGCCGGCTGCGTCGCCGTCTTTCTAGCGACCGGGCTCTACAACTCCTGGTTGCAGGTGGGCTCCATCTCGGCTCTCGTCGACGCTGCGTACGGCTGGACTCTCCTGGTCAAGCTCCTACTTGTGGGCGGCGTCTTAATTATAGCGGCTGTCAACCGGTATTACTTTCTCGCCCTACTGCTGCACAGGTCCGGCAGGGCCGAGGGACTGATCTTCAGGACGATCCGTCGGTTCACCAGGATGCCCCAGTCCCAGTTCTCCCGGTTCATCCGGCTGGAGTGGATGCTGGTCGTCGTGGCGCTAGCCTGTTCAGCCCTCCTCACCCAACTCATGCCGGCCCGCCATGTACGCCACCTCGAACACCTCAAGTCCCTTGAGCATAATGGCGGCCATCCGCCGGCGCACCACACGCCAACGCCAATGCCACCATCAACGCAAAGGTAG
- a CDS encoding helix-turn-helix domain-containing protein — MDKCLLRVDEAAILLTVSRWTIYRWVQEGRLDATKIGKGSLRIFQTSVAALIEQNRTWDAEVSKSHRILQPR; from the coding sequence ATGGACAAGTGTTTATTGCGCGTCGATGAAGCGGCGATACTGCTGACCGTCAGCCGTTGGACCATTTATCGCTGGGTGCAGGAAGGCCGATTGGATGCAACCAAGATAGGGAAAGGGAGTCTCCGCATCTTTCAGACCTCTGTGGCTGCGCTGATCGAGCAGAACCGGACTTGGGACGCCGAGGTAAGTAAGAGCCATCGGATACTGCAGCCGCGATGA
- a CDS encoding MotA/TolQ/ExbB proton channel family protein, with translation MAAMITFLAKGGPVMIPLLACSITGLAVVLERALFWWRLRRVDAARRMLNLAAQGNWDEALHLGASSDCPIAKVLAAGIAHRNPAPAEAMGVAALKERDRLRRYLPALDTIITLSPLLGLLGTVTGMISAFGVMASGAINQPHAITGGVAEALIATATGLAIAIVTLVPYNYFSAKAERILDAMERDGSHLELLLKEASR, from the coding sequence ATGGCTGCAATGATAACGTTTCTGGCGAAAGGCGGGCCCGTCATGATCCCCCTGTTGGCCTGCTCCATCACCGGGCTGGCCGTAGTCCTCGAACGGGCGCTGTTCTGGTGGCGCCTCCGACGCGTCGATGCGGCGCGGCGCATGCTTAACCTGGCCGCACAAGGGAACTGGGATGAGGCCCTCCACCTGGGGGCATCCTCCGACTGCCCCATCGCGAAGGTCCTGGCTGCGGGGATTGCGCATCGGAATCCCGCTCCGGCAGAAGCTATGGGGGTCGCGGCGCTGAAGGAGCGAGATCGGCTCAGGCGATACCTTCCAGCCCTCGACACGATCATCACCCTCTCCCCCCTGCTCGGCCTGCTCGGTACCGTGACCGGGATGATTAGCGCGTTTGGGGTGATGGCCTCAGGCGCGATCAATCAGCCCCATGCTATTACCGGGGGCGTGGCGGAGGCCCTCATTGCCACGGCGACCGGACTTGCCATCGCGATTGTCACCCTGGTCCCGTACAACTATTTCAGCGCCAAGGCTGAACGTATACTTGATGCCATGGAACGCGACGGCTCGCACCTTGAGCTGCTGCTGAAGGAGGCCTCCCGGTGA
- a CDS encoding ExbD/TolR family protein has protein sequence MKLPRRPPPKARIEIIPMIDTVFFLLVFFMMSSLSMAVYRGMPIDLPKAGTGQQGVRDHAAVTLTKDGQLYLDKQPISLDQLRGRLKELLEVNPELTVVLSADEAVSHGRVVEAMDIARWAGSNRLAIAVKPNQMRREE, from the coding sequence GTGAAGCTTCCCCGCCGCCCACCACCGAAAGCGCGCATTGAGATCATCCCGATGATCGACACGGTCTTCTTTCTCCTGGTCTTCTTCATGATGTCGTCGCTGTCGATGGCCGTCTATCGGGGGATGCCAATCGATCTTCCTAAGGCGGGAACGGGGCAGCAGGGCGTGCGTGATCATGCGGCGGTCACGCTCACAAAAGATGGACAGCTCTATCTGGACAAGCAACCCATTTCGCTCGATCAGCTTCGAGGGCGGCTGAAGGAGTTGCTCGAGGTGAACCCGGAACTCACGGTGGTCCTCAGCGCGGATGAGGCGGTGTCGCACGGGCGCGTCGTGGAGGCAATGGATATCGCCAGGTGGGCCGGCTCGAACAGGCTGGCGATCGCGGTGAAGCCGAATCAGATGAGGCGTGAGGAGTGA
- a CDS encoding energy transducer TonB, with product MKVHSFRGPAVASGLIHLSLLALTSLVPGLGLSAPLEMRLPIEIITVGEADAPAPQRSTLHTGRILKDRLRTPGVPSSPANPTALPSNPNIETPQVVQTPSHESSVPREQPPMPLLPPEAVVELKAAAASTRAFPASVAEDNSGQIVTVRQDTQALIGHQAAGGTVQINRNTVAAGVGVVASARTDGYSPAYKAAGGGRAGIDDGGLIDGRKLKGGYQVTPRYPESARRTGIEGTALLKFLVQADGGVASVTIERSSGHVDLDHAAVQAVRRWRFEPARKGHRVVAVWVVLPVEFRLKKW from the coding sequence GTGAAGGTCCATTCGTTTAGAGGTCCCGCTGTGGCCTCCGGCCTGATCCACCTCTCATTGCTGGCCCTTACCTCGCTCGTGCCGGGTCTGGGCCTCTCCGCCCCCTTAGAGATGCGGCTCCCCATTGAGATCATCACAGTCGGAGAGGCTGACGCGCCGGCGCCTCAGCGATCTACGCTGCACACTGGGCGGATATTGAAGGACCGGCTCCGAACTCCTGGCGTCCCCTCGTCGCCTGCAAATCCCACTGCTCTTCCATCTAATCCCAACATCGAGACGCCGCAGGTGGTACAGACGCCGTCACACGAGTCGTCAGTGCCACGCGAACAGCCACCAATGCCGCTACTGCCGCCTGAGGCTGTTGTAGAACTGAAGGCCGCCGCCGCATCGACGCGAGCATTTCCGGCAAGTGTAGCAGAAGACAACTCCGGGCAGATCGTCACTGTGAGGCAGGATACACAGGCGTTGATCGGTCACCAAGCTGCCGGCGGGACGGTGCAGATCAATCGCAATACTGTTGCAGCGGGGGTTGGCGTCGTGGCGTCTGCTCGGACGGATGGCTATTCTCCTGCCTACAAGGCGGCTGGTGGGGGGAGGGCAGGTATCGACGATGGCGGCCTGATCGACGGCAGGAAGCTCAAGGGCGGCTACCAGGTCACCCCCCGCTATCCGGAGTCGGCCCGGCGGACCGGCATCGAGGGGACGGCTCTCCTCAAATTCCTGGTTCAGGCCGATGGCGGTGTGGCCAGCGTCACGATTGAGCGATCGTCCGGTCACGTGGATCTCGACCACGCGGCCGTCCAGGCGGTCAGGCGATGGCGCTTCGAACCGGCAAGAAAAGGCCACCGGGTCGTCGCCGTCTGGGTCGTCCTCCCTGTGGAGTTCAGGTTGAAAAAATGGTGA
- a CDS encoding TonB-dependent receptor family protein, translating into MERGDDRHTCRRTAALVGLTTFMAWSAFAGERVVWAQLQATPDPQQVAQKAQRRQELLGQLEQIEKELQALDPEEKVRAAPPAPAATVSQPVAPPTPGEPLVLEPVKVLATRMEEKPVGRTVSTVEQEDIEDARAFSVRELLEATPGVTLSQGNGPRDVGISIRGSGAKTTFGIRNIKVFDDWFPATQPDGLSRTDLNDPHAYEGVDVLRGPSSSLYDNYALGGVVNFRTRKGRDIRGVEVGNEGGSYGYSNHYVQIGDQLDKLEYSLFGSHVRGDGFLGNSKFHTTTENLVATFTPDEKRSITLKFINNDIDTRTPSRLTLAEFRANPLSAGRTFVTGKGFVTAEQARQGRNDNRTIVGARYEHQLDAQTGFRLLGSYDYKDINQTFGTIGDNENPSFNAYGDITREGTLWGLAAKHYAGFFFNYMEQESSNFFNLADYHGSRGDLQANSRGHIRNIGGRVREEVQFSPRWIGYLGVGVEGSEIRTTVRSRNSTTAPLSRVDVSRDFINVAPEAGVIYRVNPDLQIRGRVATAYGIPGIGDLTTATTGLAGNNTGLKTQRNVGVELGIDVRPLPTVTASLTGYYEFYFNEFVRQSPGAGMSSFTSNAPNAEHRGIEAELAWRPFAGAKVSTAYTFNDHIYTEFTESICSSAAYKSFDRSGNKIPGVERHFLNARIAYDTSHRSEWWRGAGGWLEVNWLNDYFVNNSNTLKTEPYQLVNLNLHYDREVTIPFVRSMSAFFEIQNLFDATYMASANVVADALSDTPANLATSKQAFFAGQPRSYFAGLKLRF; encoded by the coding sequence ATGGAACGAGGCGACGATAGACACACGTGCAGGCGTACAGCAGCCCTTGTGGGGCTGACAACATTCATGGCATGGAGCGCCTTCGCGGGTGAACGAGTCGTCTGGGCCCAGCTCCAGGCCACCCCGGATCCCCAGCAGGTAGCTCAGAAGGCACAGCGACGTCAGGAGCTTCTGGGCCAGTTGGAGCAGATCGAGAAGGAGCTTCAGGCGCTTGATCCGGAGGAGAAGGTTAGAGCCGCCCCACCTGCCCCTGCAGCCACTGTGAGTCAGCCAGTGGCCCCTCCGACTCCAGGCGAACCGTTGGTCCTGGAGCCTGTCAAGGTGCTCGCCACCCGGATGGAGGAGAAGCCGGTTGGCCGGACCGTCAGCACGGTTGAGCAGGAGGACATAGAGGACGCGCGGGCCTTCAGCGTCAGGGAGCTACTCGAGGCCACCCCAGGAGTCACCCTCTCGCAGGGGAACGGACCCCGTGATGTGGGCATCTCCATTCGAGGGTCCGGCGCCAAGACCACCTTCGGCATCCGGAACATCAAGGTCTTCGATGACTGGTTTCCAGCCACCCAACCGGACGGCCTCTCGCGGACGGACCTGAACGATCCCCATGCCTATGAGGGGGTCGATGTCCTGCGAGGGCCCTCATCGTCACTCTATGACAACTACGCCCTCGGAGGCGTGGTCAATTTCCGCACCCGCAAAGGGCGCGACATTCGAGGCGTTGAGGTAGGGAATGAGGGCGGGAGCTACGGCTATTCGAACCACTACGTCCAGATCGGGGATCAGCTCGACAAGCTCGAGTACTCCCTCTTTGGAAGCCACGTCCGGGGTGACGGCTTCCTGGGCAACAGCAAATTCCACACCACCACTGAAAACCTGGTGGCCACCTTCACCCCGGATGAGAAGCGATCGATCACGCTGAAGTTCATCAATAATGACATTGACACCAGGACTCCAAGCCGCCTGACGCTGGCGGAATTTCGAGCCAATCCACTGAGCGCAGGGCGAACCTTTGTGACCGGCAAGGGCTTCGTCACCGCCGAGCAGGCGCGCCAGGGGAGAAACGATAATCGCACGATTGTCGGCGCCCGATACGAACATCAACTGGACGCGCAGACCGGGTTCCGCCTCCTGGGGAGCTATGATTACAAGGACATTAACCAGACCTTCGGAACGATAGGTGATAACGAGAATCCGAGCTTTAACGCCTATGGCGACATCACCCGGGAAGGAACCCTGTGGGGCCTTGCGGCGAAACACTATGCAGGCTTCTTCTTCAATTACATGGAGCAGGAATCGAGCAACTTCTTCAACCTGGCCGACTACCATGGCAGCCGCGGCGACTTGCAGGCCAATTCCCGAGGCCACATCCGCAATATCGGGGGTCGAGTGCGGGAGGAGGTCCAGTTCTCGCCGCGATGGATCGGGTACCTTGGGGTGGGTGTGGAGGGCTCGGAGATCCGGACCACAGTCCGATCCCGCAACAGCACGACCGCCCCGCTCAGCAGGGTCGATGTGAGTCGCGACTTCATAAATGTGGCGCCGGAGGCAGGGGTGATCTATCGCGTAAACCCGGACCTCCAGATCCGTGGGCGGGTAGCGACCGCCTACGGCATCCCGGGGATCGGCGATCTGACTACGGCTACGACAGGGCTCGCGGGGAACAATACCGGCTTGAAGACGCAGCGCAATGTCGGGGTGGAGCTGGGGATCGATGTCCGACCCCTGCCGACTGTCACGGCAAGCCTGACGGGCTACTACGAGTTCTACTTCAACGAATTCGTCCGACAGTCGCCCGGCGCGGGCATGTCGTCCTTTACCAGTAACGCCCCCAACGCCGAGCATCGCGGGATCGAGGCGGAGCTGGCCTGGCGGCCATTCGCGGGGGCGAAGGTATCAACCGCATACACCTTCAACGACCACATCTACACAGAGTTTACGGAAAGTATCTGCTCCAGTGCAGCGTACAAGAGTTTCGATAGGAGCGGCAATAAGATCCCGGGCGTTGAACGGCATTTCCTGAACGCGAGGATCGCGTACGACACAAGCCATCGCAGCGAGTGGTGGCGCGGGGCGGGCGGATGGCTGGAGGTCAACTGGTTGAACGATTACTTCGTGAACAACAGCAACACGCTGAAGACTGAGCCCTACCAACTGGTGAACCTGAACCTCCATTACGACCGCGAGGTCACGATCCCCTTTGTCCGATCGATGTCGGCCTTCTTTGAGATTCAGAATCTGTTCGACGCAACCTACATGGCAAGCGCCAACGTCGTGGCCGATGCGCTCAGCGATACGCCGGCCAATCTGGCGACGTCAAAGCAGGCCTTTTTCGCCGGCCAGCCGCGATCCTATTTTGCCGGCCTCAAGCTCAGATTTTAG